One segment of Cervus canadensis isolate Bull #8, Minnesota chromosome 32, ASM1932006v1, whole genome shotgun sequence DNA contains the following:
- the C32H16orf82 gene encoding protein TNT, whose product MSSRDPQSDGEDAERSLSYSRSLAVSAGVPSSPQAQSAAYLGQGDPYKLSLLCPDTPHPTPRGLQGPLLLEKPSQLPPTFLQGRQGESPSGEAQEPGAGLQSPSLEPQSPAWPCHDAEATQEPLRDSSGHLGSTVSHDSSVLSSLLHSSLERCIDISRLSSGYAGDEENSEVSLPGSHQIVRLSRRLHTQAGGAQTNQVCAVYSPKQLKRRLARQANSTSQTGRE is encoded by the exons ATGTCTTCTCGAGACCCCCAAAGTGATGGGGAGGATGCTGAAAGGAGCCTCAGCTATTCACGGAGTCTCGCTGTATCTGCAG GTGTTCCCTCCAGTCCTCAGGCCCAGAGTGCAGCATACCTGGGTCAG GGGGACCCTTATAAATTGAGCCTCCTCTGCCCAGACACACCACATCCAACACCCAGAGGCCTCCAGGGCCCCCTCCTCCTGGAGAAACCAAGTCAGCTGCCCCCCACTTTCCTCCAGGGCAGGCAAGGGGAGTCTCCCAGCGGGGAGGCTCAGGAACCGGGTGCAGGTCTACAGTCACCCAGCCTAGAGCCCCAGTCCCCCGCATGGCCATGCCATGATGCAGAAGCCACGCAGGAGCCCCTGAGAGATTCCAgtggtcacctgggaagcaccgtGAGCCACGACAGCAGCGTCCTGTCAAGCCTGCTACACTCCAGCCTGGAGCGATGCATTGACATCAGCCGGCTGAGCAGCGGGTACGCAGGGGATGAGGAGAACAGCGAAGTCAGCTTGCCAGGCAGCCATCAAATCGTGCGGTTGAGCAGAAGGCTCCACACCCAGGCAGGCGGGGCCCAGACCAACCAGGTGTGCGCCGTCTACTCTCCTAAGCAGCTGAAGAGACGACTGGCCCGCCAAGCCAACAGCACCAGCCAGACTGGAAGGGAATAG